A portion of the Lolium rigidum isolate FL_2022 chromosome 1, APGP_CSIRO_Lrig_0.1, whole genome shotgun sequence genome contains these proteins:
- the LOC124685363 gene encoding uncharacterized protein LOC124685363, which yields MSAVVYCGKRPSSIFADDLLPPSPSSHHHHSGPAPKRSRFSPPPHHRRDALLHQLRAAFPAMDPQLLERALEASGDDLDSAIQSLKELNLESTQAVLSATASENGQPTAAQPSVEGTVTNGGLDTATEHQPAADSHQATNSGPEWVELFVREMSNASDMDDARARASRALEALTKSIVDGAGAAAAQSLHQENMLLKEQMTAILSQNALLKRAVAIQHERQKEYDERSNEVQGLKQLVLQYQEQLRTLEINNYALQMHLKQAQQSNSMPGRYNPDVF from the exons ATGTCTGCGGTAGTCTATTGCGGCAAGAGGCCCTCCTCCATCTTCGCCGACGACCTCCTCCCGCCCTCCCCTTCCTCGCACCACCACCACAGCGGCCCGGCGCCCAAGCGCTCCCGCTTCTCCCCGCCCCCGCACCACCGCCGGGACGCGCTCCTGCACCAGCTCCGGGCCGCCTTCCCCGCCATGGATCCCCAG TTGCTTGAGAGAGCTCTTGAAGCGTCTGGTGATGATTTGGATTCTGCAATACAGAGTTTGAAGGAGCTGAACTTGGAGTCAACTCAGGCTGTCTTATCAGCTACTGCATCTGAAAATGGGCAACCAACAGCAGCTCAGCCATCAGTTGAAG GTACTGTTACCAATGGTGGCTTGGACACAGCTACTGAACACCAGCCAGCTGCTGATAGCCATCAGGCAACCAATAGTGGCCCCGAATGGGTTGAGCTTTTTGTGAGAGAGATGTCAAACGCGTCCGACATGGACGACGCACGGGCTCGTGCGTCGAGAGCTCTGGAAGCCTTGACGAAGTCCATTGTCGACGGTGCTGGAGCTGCTGCAGCTCAGAGCCTGCACCAG GAAAACATGTTGCTGAAGGAGCAGATGACGGCGATCCTGTCGCAGAACGCATTGCTGAAGCGTGCTGTGGCCATCCAGCATGAGCGGCAGAAGGAGTACGACGAGCGGAGCAACGAGGTGCAGGGCCTGAAGCAGCTCGTGCTGCAGTACCAGGAGCAGCTGAGGACCCTCGAG ATCAACAACTACGCGCTGCAGATGCACTTGAAGCAGGCCCAGCAGAGCAACTCCATGCCCGGGCGCTACAACCCTGACGTCTTCTAA